GAAAAATCCTCGACGATACCGGCCTCGACCCGCATCGTCTTGAATTGGAGTTAACTGAAAGCGGCATGATGCAGGACATGGAACAGACAACGGCAATCCTGCATGCACTGAAGGAACTCGGCGTACAGATAGCCGTCGATGACTTTGGTACCGGTTATTCGAGTCTGAGCTATCTGCACCGCTTCCCCATCGATACGCTCAAGATCGATCAATCGTTCGTGCAGGACCGCGACGGTGAACCCATTGTCAGTGCCGTTATCGCCATGGGGACAAGCCTCAAACAGCGGATTGTTGCTGAGGGGATTGAAACGAAAAAACAGCTCACTTTTCTGCAATCCCAACACTGTGCCGAGGGTCAAGGTTTTTACTTCGGCCGACCTGTGGCTGCCGAAGAATTCGCCACCATGCTGGGCGGTCAACATTAGTTGGCTAGTCAGCGCTATGCAATTTAACGTTCATAACAGAAAGGAGAACATCATGAAATCGAGCATGAAGGACAAGGCAGAAGGGACGTTGCACGAATTGAAGGGAAAGGTTAAGGAGGTCGCCGGGAAGATCACCGATAATCCAAAGTTGCAAGCCGAAGGCACCGGTGAAAAACTTGCGGGTAAAGTGCAAAAAAAGGTCGGTGATGTCAAGAAGGCTGTGGGGAAGTAGTCCGCGCGGCGACTCCTTATGAACAACGTCACTGGCCAGACCTTCACCTCCGATTTCGATCTGCGGCAATCCGGCACTTACTGGTATCACAGCCATACCATGCTTCAGGAACCGCGGGGTATGTATGGATCGCTGGTCATCGCGCCGCAAGTTAAGGGCAGGTTTGACCGGCTCCGTGATCATGTCGTGGTGTTGTCCGACTGTGAGAGCTCGGTATTGCATTCCCACAAACCCGTCAGCGAAATTCGCCTCACCCTCGATGGCGATATGGAGCGCTACGTCTGGTTTGTGAATAACAAACCTCTCTTTGAAACCGATCATATTGGAATTAAACGCGATGAAATTGTACGCTTCATCATGATCAAGCACACCGTCGATGTCCCCCCGATGACGACCACCGTCATCGAGTTTGTGGCGGAAGAGCTCGGCGACTGGTTTTTTCACTGCCACCTAAGTGGTTTGCGTTCACTCCGAAAAGCACGAAGGCATTTTTAGGATGTGCTATCTGTTGCCCCTCAATATCGGGTCGCGAGTGAGGGTGGACACAGCCGGAGAATTTCAGTTCACGGTTGATAAGCACATGGAACTTACGCCGCGACTGGAGATATTTACAGAAGCTGAATATGGCACCGGAGAAAAGTGGGAATCCCGGGCGGGGGGCAACTATCTGCTGGCCAAGAATTTTTCTCTGGTCGGCCAGTGGCATTCCCGCTTCGGCTGGGGAGGCGGTCTGCGTTGGCAGTTTTGAAGGATCGCTGGCGGGCCGGTCGTAGCGCAACCAAAGAACGCCAACTAGGGAAAAAAGCCGCCAACCCGGATGACGATGGGTTGGCGGCTTTTTTCTGCTCTTTTAAGTCGTATCTAAAAGTTTATGTTCATCCTTTTTTATGACAACCGGTGCATTGGGTGGGACCGGAACCTTGCTGCTGATGACATCCCTTGCAGAGTAGATGCGCCTTGTCCTTTCCCAGGACGATCTTGGCCGGCGCTTCGGTGGAGTGACAACTGTTACAAGCATTGTTCGCGGCATGCTGCTGGTGATTAAAGGACACATTGCCATTGGTGGCTTTATAGATCACAGTCGGGGGGGCGGTCGAAGGAGTTGCTGCTGGTTTCACGGCCGGAGTTTCGGGCACGGGGGCCACCGGAGTTGGTTGTACGGTCGTGGCCGGTGCGACCTTTTCTGTCTCGATTGGAACCACCTTCACAGGTGCGGGCGGAGCCGGGATGATTGTGGCGGCGGGGGGAGAAGTTGTGTCCGCAACGACCGGAGGCGGCTCCACCCGGGCGGCCGGTTCCTGCTGAGCGGCGACGACTGGCTCCGGTTTCGGTGCTGGCGGCGCTGTTCCCTGTTGCTTGCAGCCTCCTGCAAACAGAATGACGGTGACGAGAGCGGACAGCCAAATGGTGTGGTTCATTGTTGTTCTCCTTAGTGGAAATGTTGGATAGTTGCTCAGGCTTCAGAGTGTAGCAGCGCAACTCTAAATGTCCAGAAAGGTTGGACCTGATAGTTTTTCAAGGCTTAGTAGTTCATCTTTTTGGCCTGGCCGGGAGGAAGATTGCCGCGGTGATGGCCATCGACAATGATGCAGCCAGCCAGATTTGAAAAAAGAAATGCCGTGAGTGCAAAAAACATAAGTGAACGGATCATGATAAATCTCCTGATGTATAGTGAAGCGTTAAGGGTAGAGCTTGACTTGGAGCGGCGAAAATTCGAGGGGAGGCGTCGATCTTTATGTTTACCTTTCCGATAGTTCGGTTGTGATGATCGGGCGCTGTTGTATCAGAAATAACTCCTTGCACCGAGAAAACGTTCGCTATAGTAAGGATGGTGTAGCGATTCAATCTGGACGTTCTCGCCGGTGCGCGGTGCGTGGATGAAACGGTTTTCGCCGATGTAAAGGCCGACGTGGGACACGATCCCTTTTTTGCGGGTGGCAAAGAAGACAAGATCGCCAAGGCGTAATTCCTCTTTGCTGATGGCTTGACCGGCACTGTATTGCTGTTGTGAAACGCGAGGGAGATTCAGCCCGTTCAGGCGATAACTGACCATGGTCAATCCGCTGCAGTCGAATCCATCTTCGTCAGTCGTCCCCCCCCATCGATAAGGTATGCCGAGATAGCGCAGAGCGGTTTGGACGAGTTCGTTACGCAAATCACCGCTGTGAGTCTGGTCGATGTGGGCAATAGCATACTCTTGCGGGGCGACAATGTAAAAATCGGCAATCACTCCCTGTTCTTTGAGTCTGAGGGCTTGCGTCTGTGCCTCTTGCCACTCTCTGAAATTACCGAATCTGACCTTGTAAAGACCGGAGTCGTGGCGAAAATAGAAAGATTCCATCCCACGGCGGTCGAGGTCACTATCGAGGCGCACGGCGTTATCAAGATTAGCAAAGGCTCCGACCTGAATAGTATAGCCGAGGCGGGGCAGGGACGAGGCGATAATGGCGTTAAGCAGTTCGGCGATGGGATCAGGGGGATCAGTAGCGTTGACCGCCGGTGCCGACAGCGGCAATACCAGCAGGACCATGAACGGGAGTATGAGCGCGCAACGACGAAAGAACGGGTGCATGAGCCATCCTGACTTTTTTTGCTGTTACAAAGTAAATTTGTTATATTCGGCTGTAAATATGGAATGACGGAGTATTATTCCATCCCGCCTTCCTTTATTCAAGAGATCAATCCTGCCTCTGCATGAAAACATTTCTGAGAGAATTAACTATGCCCTCAACAACCGAACTTCTGGAACGCCTCAACTCACAGCGCGGCACTGAAATCCACGTCGGGCCGTGGCTGACCATCACTCAGGAGCGGATTGACGCTTTTGCCGAGGTGACCGGTGATGTGCAGTGGATTCATACCGATGTGGAGCGGGCCCGGCGCGAATCCCCCTACGGGACAACCGTTGCACACGGTTATCTCACCCTGTCATTGCTTCCCTGCCTTACCGAGAGTAACCATCCTGATTTCTTTGCCAGCAACTATCCGGGGATGCGCTATCGCGTTAATTATGGGCTCAATCGCGTCCGTTTCCCGGCGCCGGTCAAAGCCGGGGCCCGCATCCGCGCCCGCTCGACCCTCCTCGATTTCGAAGCGTTGCCCAAGTGCGTACAGATAATCTATCTGTTGACCATCGAGATTGAAGGGGAAGTGAAACCGGCCTGCATTGCCGAGTCGGTCGTCCGCGTCTATCCTTGAGATTTTCAGCTTTTTCTTTACAAATCCCCCTCGTCTCGTATAAATTATGCGGTCGCATCAAGGCGCTGTTCTGTGCAGCGTCATCGTCGCTGCTTCGCAAAGGGAGTTCATGGATACCACGCTGATTCGCAACTTTTCGATTATTGCTCATATTGATCACGGTAAATCGACCCTCGCCGACCGACTTCTGGAAGCGACGGGTGCGTTGCAGTCCCGCGAGATGTCAAATCA
The Deltaproteobacteria bacterium HGW-Deltaproteobacteria-4 DNA segment above includes these coding regions:
- a CDS encoding CsbD family protein, whose product is MKSSMKDKAEGTLHELKGKVKEVAGKITDNPKLQAEGTGEKLAGKVQKKVGDVKKAVGK
- a CDS encoding cytochrome C; translated protein: MAPVPETPAVKPAATPSTAPPTVIYKATNGNVSFNHQQHAANNACNSCHSTEAPAKIVLGKDKAHLLCKGCHQQQGSGPTQCTGCHKKG
- a CDS encoding hydrolase is translated as MVLLVLPLSAPAVNATDPPDPIAELLNAIIASSLPRLGYTIQVGAFANLDNAVRLDSDLDRRGMESFYFRHDSGLYKVRFGNFREWQEAQTQALRLKEQGVIADFYIVAPQEYAIAHIDQTHSGDLRNELVQTALRYLGIPYRWGGTTDEDGFDCSGLTMVSYRLNGLNLPRVSQQQYSAGQAISKEELRLGDLVFFATRKKGIVSHVGLYIGENRFIHAPRTGENVQIESLHHPYYSERFLGARSYF
- a CDS encoding enoyl-CoA hydratase; translated protein: MPSTTELLERLNSQRGTEIHVGPWLTITQERIDAFAEVTGDVQWIHTDVERARRESPYGTTVAHGYLTLSLLPCLTESNHPDFFASNYPGMRYRVNYGLNRVRFPAPVKAGARIRARSTLLDFEALPKCVQIIYLLTIEIEGEVKPACIAESVVRVYP